A window of Hevea brasiliensis isolate MT/VB/25A 57/8 chromosome 14, ASM3005281v1, whole genome shotgun sequence contains these coding sequences:
- the LOC131173419 gene encoding putative disease resistance protein RGA3: MAEGILFNVAGELITKLGSRHIRTIGLWGGVKAELKKLENTVSMIQAVLLDAEEQYSKSNQVKIWVESLKEALYDAEDLLDEFSAHALRLQVMKGCGMAKEVRLFFSSSNQFAYGLKMAFEIKDRLKGIRENRSMFYLDEGCLKKHLKSEEREQTHSSAPKVVVGRENDKNEIIKILLSNYEENVSIVSIVGIGGLGKTTLAQFVYSDEIIETHFELKLWVSVSDHFDVRLIVAKILESVTGERHLDLEMNTLKNLLHDKINGRKYLLVLDDMWNENWERWFHLKELLAGGARGSRILVTSRLKNVADMIQLDSIYELKGASSKLKP, from the exons ATGGCAGAAGGGATCCTCTTCAACGTAGCAGGGGAACTCATTACAAAACTGGGTTCTCGACACATTCGTACGATTGGCTTATGGGGAGGTGTCAAAGCTGAACTTAAGAAGCTTGAGAACACTGTTTCAATGATTCAAGCTGTGCTTCTTGATGCTGAGGAGCAGTACTCAAAGAGCAACCAAGTCAAGATTTGGGTTGAATCGTTGAAAGAAGCATTGTACGATGCAGAAGACTTGTTAGATGAATTTTCCGCACATGCTTTACGGCTACAAGTGATGAAAGGGTGTGGAATGGCGAAGGAGGTACGCCTTTTCTTTTCTAGTTCTAATCAGTTTGCTTATGGTCTTAAAATGGCTTTTGAAATCAAGGATAGACTAAAGGGTATTCGCGAAAATAGATCAATGTTCTACTTAGATGAGGGTTGCTTGAAGAAACATTTAAAATCTGAAGAAAGGGAGCAAACTCATTCATCTGCACCCAAAGTAGTTGTTGGTAGAGAAAATGATAagaatgaaattataaaaatcCTATTGTCCAACTATGAAGAGAATGTGTCAATTGTTTCTATTGTTGGTATTGGAGGATTAGGAAAGACAACGCTTGCTCAATTTGTATACAGTGATGAGATAATAGAGACCCATTTTGAGCTCAAACTATGGGTTTCTGTTTCTGATCATTTTGATGTAAGATTAATAGTGGCAAAGATTTTAGAATCTGTTACTGGTGAGAGACATTTAGACCTTGAAATGAATACTTTGAAAAATCTTCTTCATGACAAAATTAATGGAAGAAAGTATTTGCTTGTGTTGGATGATATGTGGAATGAGAACTGGGAAAGATGGTTTCACTTGAAGGAATTGTTGGCTGGTGGTGCTAGAGGAAGTAGAATACTGGTAACGTCACGCCTAAAAAATGTTGCAGACATGATACAGTTGGATTCGATCTATGAATTAAAAG GGGCAAGTTCCAAGCTCAAGCCATGA